The [Pantoea] beijingensis genomic sequence CAATAATAGTTTTAATATTCAGTGTGGTTGATTAAGCCTGTCCCGCATAAGCTATTTATCACACCGCAACAACGCTCTATTACCCCGAGACATTTTCACTCTACGAGCGGCAAAAACACATCAATAAGATGGGCCCTCTCCTGCCGGTGTAAGGGTCACGCAGCCGGTCATTCACTGCTCTGCGGACTGGCGCAACCCAAAAGCTGTGGCCGCGTTTATTTAACCAACGCAAATCCTCTCGACGTTGCTCGCGTTGATACCAATTTCCTTTCTCATCCTGACGATATGAAAGCGGCACTTGAAAATTATCTCCGCAATTCTGCCGGCACGTTCAAACACCAAACCTGTACTGCCAAAATGGAGCGTGATGAGATGTCCGTCGTCGACAATACGCTCAGTGTTTAGGGTATCGAAAATTTGCGCATCGCCGACGGTTCCATTATGCCGCGCGTGACCACCGCAAATACGATGGATCCCTCCGTCATCATTGGCGAACGCGCTTCACAAATTTTGAGGGCGAAACACGCATTTTAGGTGTGCATCCCCTAAAGCAAAACGGGTGGCAATAAGCCACCCGTTTTTTTACTGGGAAGGTTATCCCAGCAATAATTGGTTCATACGACGGATAAACTGGTTTGGATCTTCGAGCGTGCCGCGTTCAGCGAACAGCGCCTGCTCCAGTAACAGCTCGATCCACTCGGCAAAGCGCGTATCGTCCTGAGTATCCGCCGCACGCTTCACTAACGCGTGGTCGGGATTGATCTCGAACAGATATTTCACCTCCGGCACATCCTGTCCTGCCGCAGCAAACAGTTTCGCCATTTGCGTACTCATTTCATTCGCTTCAGTGGTCACGATGGCCGGCGTGTCGGTTAAGCGATGCGTCAGGCGAACCTCTTTGACTCGCTCACCCAGCAGGGTTTTCACACGATCAACAAAAGGCTCCAGCGCTTTTTCCGCTTCTTTCTGCTCTTCGCTCTCTTCATCAGCCAGTTTGCTGAGCGACTCATCGGCTTTGCTGACGGACTGGAATGGTTTACCGTCAAATTCAGTGAGGTAGCTCATCATCCATTCATCAATACGGTCAGAAAGCAGCAGTACCTCGATGCCTTTCTTGCGGAACAGTTCCAGGTGCGGACTGCTTTTCGCGGCGGCATAGCTGTCGGCGGTGATGTAATAGATCTTCTCCTGCCCTTCAACCATGCGGCTAACGTAATCTTCCAGCGAAACCGTCTGTGCAGATCCTTCGCTGCTGGTGGACGCAAAACGCAACAACTTAGCAATGGTTTCAACGTTGCCGCTGTCTTCAGCTGGCCCCTCTTTCAACACCAGACCGAACTGCTGCCAGAACTGCTGGTAGTTCGCTTCATCATCCTTCGCGACTTTCTCCAGCATTTGCAGTACGCGCTTCGTCAACGCGCTACGCAGATTTTGCGTAATACGGCTGTCCTGCAGGATTTCACGCGAGACGTTGAGCGGCAGATCGTTAGAATCAATCAAACCACGCACAAAGCGCATATAATTCGGCATAAACTGCTCGGCGTCATCCATGATGAACACGCGCTGAACATAGAGTTTCAGGCCATGCTTGTGGTCACGGTTCCACATATCCCACGGTGCCTGCGTCGGGATATACAGCAAGCTGGTGTATTCCTGCTTACCTTCTACACGATTGTGGCTCCACGACAGCGGATCGGTAAAATCATGGGCAATATGCTTATAGAACTCTTTATACTCGTCGTCGCTAATATCAGACTTATTACGCGTCCACAGCGCCTGCGCCTTATTAATTTTTTCCCAGCTGGTGGTGTCGTCCTCTTCATTATGGGACTCAATCTCTACCGGCAGCGCAATATGGTCAGAGTATTTGCTGATAATGCCGCGCACGCGCCAGGCATCCAGAAACTCATCTTCACCTTCCCGCAGATGCAAGGTGATTTCAGTCCCTCGGTCAGCTTTGCTGATATCAGCAATGGTATATTCACCTTCACCTGCTGACTCCCAGAACACCCCTTCATCGGCCGTTGCGCCTGCCGCACGGGTACGCACTGAGACTTTATCGGCCACGATAAATGCGGAATAGAAACCTACGCCAAACTGACCGATCAGTTGGCTATCTTTTGCCTGATCTGAGCCCAGCGATTCAAGAAATGATTTAGTACCCGATTTAGCGATGGTCCCTAAGTTTTCAATGACCTCTTCACGGCGCATACCGATGCCGTTATCGCTTAACGTCAGAGTACGTTGTTCCTTATCCACGGAGACACGCACGCGTAACTCGCCATCACCTTCATATAATTCAGGTGAAGAGAGTGCACGGAAACGCAGTTTATCAGCCGCATCAGAAGCATTGGAGATCAATTCACGCAGGAAGATCTCTTTGTTTGAATAGAGGGAATGGATCATCAGGTGCAGAAGTTGTTTCACTTCAGACTGGAA encodes the following:
- the htpG gene encoding molecular chaperone HtpG, translating into MTMKGQETRGFQSEVKQLLHLMIHSLYSNKEIFLRELISNASDAADKLRFRALSSPELYEGDGELRVRVSVDKEQRTLTLSDNGIGMRREEVIENLGTIAKSGTKSFLESLGSDQAKDSQLIGQFGVGFYSAFIVADKVSVRTRAAGATADEGVFWESAGEGEYTIADISKADRGTEITLHLREGEDEFLDAWRVRGIISKYSDHIALPVEIESHNEEDDTTSWEKINKAQALWTRNKSDISDDEYKEFYKHIAHDFTDPLSWSHNRVEGKQEYTSLLYIPTQAPWDMWNRDHKHGLKLYVQRVFIMDDAEQFMPNYMRFVRGLIDSNDLPLNVSREILQDSRITQNLRSALTKRVLQMLEKVAKDDEANYQQFWQQFGLVLKEGPAEDSGNVETIAKLLRFASTSSEGSAQTVSLEDYVSRMVEGQEKIYYITADSYAAAKSSPHLELFRKKGIEVLLLSDRIDEWMMSYLTEFDGKPFQSVSKADESLSKLADEESEEQKEAEKALEPFVDRVKTLLGERVKEVRLTHRLTDTPAIVTTEANEMSTQMAKLFAAAGQDVPEVKYLFEINPDHALVKRAADTQDDTRFAEWIELLLEQALFAERGTLEDPNQFIRRMNQLLLG